In Phragmites australis chromosome 16, lpPhrAust1.1, whole genome shotgun sequence, one DNA window encodes the following:
- the LOC133895052 gene encoding LRR receptor-like serine/threonine-protein kinase RGI3, producing MSAANDGDPPSSPMLSWLPAKPTCSWSGIRCNAAGRVTEISLPGAGLNGTLGTFNFTTFPALTKLDLCSNNITGTIPANVVTNLTYLDLSQNSLSGEIPDALPATMRGIKYLNLSWNGLDGPIPRSLSGMREMRSFDVSGNKLTRAIPPGLFMNWPEITLFHARDNPLSGSIPPEISNATKLQSLYLCLNSLSGQIPVEIGRLTNLQYLILARNFLSGSIPHSVGNMSRLLEGEVPTAISLQSLQFLDLGNNRLSGMIPYLGMRKLLGISLDLLYMDLSSNAFSGIVQTSTNSNLSLQFVDLANNNLMGGFPLHYTTAPNR from the exons ATGTCGGCGGCTAACGACGGTGACCCGCCATCATCCCCTATGCTCTCGTGGTTGCCCGCCAAGCCAACGTGCTCCTGGTCCGGCATCAGGTGCAACGCAGCTGGGCGTGTCACTGAGATCAGCCTCCCGGGCGCTGGCCTCAACGGTACCCTTGGCACGTTCAACTTCACCACTTTCCCGGCGCTCACCAAGCTCGACCTCTGCAGCAACAACATCACTGGCACCATCCCGGCGAACGTCGTCACCAACCTGACGTACCTTGACCTGTCACAGAACAGCTTGTCCGGGGAGATACCGGACGCCTTGCCGGCGACGATGCGAGGGATAAAGTACCTCAACCTGTCATGGAATGGATTGGATGGTCCGATACCACGGTCACTTTCTGGTATGCGAGAGATGCGCTCGTTTGACGTATCAGGAAACAAGCTCACACGGGCCATTCCTCCAGGTTTGTTCATGAATTGGCCAGAAATCACATTGTTCCATGCACGGGACAATCCCCTGTCTGGAAGCATTCCTCCTGAGATCAGCAACGCGACCAAGCTACAGTCCTTGTATCTATGCCTCAACAGCTTATCCGGCCAAATCCCAGTGGAGATCGGGAGACTGACAAACTTGCAATATCTGATCTTGGCAAGGAATTTTCTGAGTGGATCAATTCCGCATTCAGTTGGGAACATGTCAAGACTC TTGGAGGGCGAGGTGCCTACAGCCATCTCGCTCCAAAGCCTTCAATTCCTCGACCTCGGTAACAACAGGTTGTCAGGCATGATACCATACCTCGGCATGAGGAAATTGCTTGGCATTTCCTTG GATCTGCTGTACATGGATTTGTCAAGCAATGCCTTCTCTGGGATTGTGCAGACATCAACGAACTCCAATTTGTCACTCCAATTTGTGGACCTGGCAAACAACAATCTCATGGGAGGATTCCCATTACACTACACCACGGCACCAAATCGATGA